The proteins below are encoded in one region of Syngnathus acus chromosome 2, fSynAcu1.2, whole genome shotgun sequence:
- the map3k12 gene encoding mitogen-activated protein kinase kinase kinase 12, with protein sequence MSGTCIHEPRAPSPSLSGFSTPVSEPPYRRLDGDTPACTPETDLTPTQCVLRNVLSIDTGGSGAPGGSSPTPSDGPSGHFDNSVLKLHEHEACQCGSGAEAGHSPEAGAVRSHSENIRFQSGSGGFLEGLFGCLKPVWTMIGKAYSTEHKHSHEESWEVPFEEISDLQWVGSGAQGAVFLGKFHGDDVAVKKVRDIKETEIKHLRKLKHPNIITFKGVCTQAPCYCILMEYCAQGQLYEVLRAGRKITPSLLVDWSMGIAGGMNYLHLHKIIHRDLKSPNMLITHDDLVKISDFGTSKELSDKSTKMSFAGTVAWMAPEVIRNEPVSEKVDIWSFGVVLWEMLTGEIPYKDVDSSAIIWGVGNNSLQLPVPESCPDGFKVLLRQCWNCKPRNRPSFRQILLHLDIASADVLSTPQETYFKSQAEWREEVKQHFEKIKSEGTCLHRLDEELINRRREELRHALDIREHYERKLERANNLYMELSAVMLQLELKEKELQRREQSLDKKYPGFFKHHSSRQSSSSNSMDKLIKKRNVPQKLPSGKRPDILKSEVIIPKMDSSVMQVTIPNCPTRSSTSPSRSRRVKTRHRKPGKGSSGDLAGLKANQSSPNRETTAAQVNSLPADSAKKLLEPSAALRGLDPEQQQRQISSSSPDLICTTLEVGGQRKEDPPVGGLQRGGASAGLGESEVGVAGLDDLTETPPRSDTPSEDAASFPFSSSPDSPCGRGATAGRGSLGSPRLPHDGGEDKEDGAGAVRLPRGASGGIGSQHLTPSAILYRAAITRKQRRGVSSEEEEGEVDSEVELPRRRRPTSITKCQSVSTFSSENLSVSDGEEGHTTDHSHSGTPDVVSTNTDDRLDYRSDDLLSQGSEIPADITDPAQASDGLSEKDGMLGQAKAKLESEQNPNEGRVLCDDSDCDSAELDQSGSGEPSRPPSAGAWMPPPQAHQGSPQASHTGPP encoded by the exons ATGAGTGGGACCTGTATCCATGAGCCCCGTGCCCCTTCCCCCTCCCTGTCAGGCTTCAGTACCCCGGTATCAGAACCCCCTTATCGAAGACTTGATGGTGACACCCCAGCCTGCACCCCGGAAACGGACCTGACCCCCACACAGTGTGTCCTCCGAAACGTGCTGTCAATTGACACTGGTGGGTCGGGGGCACCGGGAGGCAGCAGTCCCACGCCCAGTGATGGACCTTCAGGCCATTTTGACAACAGTGTGCTGAAACTACACGAACATGAAGCCTGCCAGTGTGGCAGTGGGGCCGAGGCGGGCCACAGTCCGGAGGCCGGCGCCGTCCGGAGCCATTCGGAGAATATTCGGTTTCAATCGGGTAGTGGAGGGTTTTTGGAGGGTCTGTTTGGATGTCTAAAACCTGTGTGGACCATGATCGGGAAGGCCTACTCCACTGAGCACAAGCATAGCCATGAAG AAAGCTGGGAGGTTCCATTTGAGGAGATCTCCGACCTGCAGTGGGTGGGCAGCGGGGCGCAGGGTGCCGTCTTCCTCGGCAAGTTCCACGGAGACGATGTGGCTGTGAAGAAAGTACGAGACATCAAGGAGACTGAAATCAAACATCTTCGCAAGCTCAAGCACCCCAACATCATTACTTTCAA GGGCGTGTGTACCCAGGCTCCTTGTTACTGTATCTTGATGGAATACTGTGCCCAAGGGCAACTATACGAGGTGCTGAGGGCAGGTCGTAAAATCACCCCCTCACTCCTAGTTGACTGGTCCATGGGCATCGCAGGAGGCATGAACTACCTACACCTTCATAAAATCATACACCGAGACCTCAAGTCCCCGAA catgCTGATCACACACGATGACCTGGTAAAGATCTCGGACTTTGGAACCTCAAAGGAGCTCAGCGACAAGAGCACAAAGATGTCTTTTGCAGGCACTGTAGCCTGGATGGCTCCTGAGGTCATCCGGAATGAGCCCGTGTCAGAAAAGGTCGACATCTG GTCATTTGGAGTGGTGCTGTGGGAGATGCTCACCGGAGAGATCCCTTACAAAGATGTAGATTCATCAGCCATCATCTGGGGCGTGGGAAACAACAGCCTGCAGCTGCCCGTACCTGAGAGCTGCCCCGATGGTTTCAAGGTCCTCCTCAGACAATGCTG GAACTGCAAACCCAGGAACCGGCCTTCGTTCCGTCAGATCCTTCTCCATCTTGACATAGCGTCGGCTGACGTTCTGTCTACTCCTCAGGAGACGTACTTCAAGTCGCAG GCTGAATGGCGAGAGGAGGTGAAACAGCACTTTGAGAAGATTAAATCCGAGGGGACTTGTTTGCACCGACTCGATGAGGAGCTGATCAACCGACGCAGAGAAGAGCTCAG ACATGCTTTAGACATTCGTGAACACTATGAGAGGAAACTGGAGAGAGCTAACAACCTTTACATGGAGCTCAGTGCCGTCATGCTGCAGCTGGAGCTCAAAGAAAAAGAGCTGCAGAG GAGGGAGCAGTCTTTGGATAAAAAGTATCCaggtttttttaaacaccacAGCTCCAGGCAGAGCAGCTCTTCCAACAGCATGGACAAGCTCATCAAGAAGAGAAATGTCCCACAGAAACTGCCCTCAGGAAAGCG GCCAGACATCCTTAAGTCTGAGGTAATCATTCCCAAAATGGATTCCTCCGTAATGCAAGTCACCATCCCAAACTGCCCCACGAGAAGCTCCACTTCTCCCAGTCGGTCTCGGAGGGTAAAAACACGCCACCGTAAGCCTGGCAAAGGCAGCAGTGGAGATCTGGCAGGACTCAAAGCCAATCAGTCGTCTCCCAATAGAGAGACGACGGCGGCCCAGGTTAACAGCTTGCCCGCTGATTCCGCCAAGAAGCTGCTGGAGCCCTCTGCAGCCTTGCGGGGCCTCGACCCCGAGCAACAGCAAAGGCAGATATCCTCCTCCAGCCCTGACCTGATCTGCACCACGCTAGAGGTGGGCGGCCAGAGAAAAGAGGATCCCCCTGTGGGTGGGCTCCAAAGAGGAGGCGCTTCTGCGGGATTAGGGGAATCGGAGGTGGGGGTCGCCGGTCTGGATGATCTCACTGAAACTCCCCCGCGCAGCGACACTCCTAGCGAGGATGCAGCATCGTTCCCCTTCTCGAGTAGCCCCGACTCGCCTTGTGGGCGGGGGGCGACGGCCGGACGCGGATCTCTTGGATCTCCCCGTCTGCCTCATGACGGAGGCGAGGATAAAGAGGACGGAGCAGGCGCTGTGAGGTTGCCCCGGGGGGCTTCAGGGGGAATTGGGAGTCAGCACCTCACACCTTCGGCCATTCTGTACAGGGCAGCTATTACACGAAAACAG AGGCGTGGGGTGTCatcagaagaagaggagggggaagtTGACAGTGAGGTGGAGTTACCACGGAGACG ACGTCCGACGAGTATCACCAAGTGTCAGTCGGTGTCAACCTTCAGCTCGGAGAACCTGTCAGTTTCGGATGGCGAGGAGGGCCATACTACAGATCACTCCCACAGCGGCACCCCCGATGTGGTCAGCACCAACACGGATGACAGGTTGGACTACCGCAGTGACGACCTCCTCTCTCAGGGCTCAGAGATCCCGGCAGACATCACGGATCCCGCGCAGGCTTCCGATGGCCTGTCAGAGAAAGACGGAATGCTGGGTCAGGCCAAAGCAAAGCTGGAAAGCGAGCAGAATCCAAATGAG GGTCGGGTCCTTTGTGACGATTCGGACTGCGACAGTGCCGAGCTGGACCAGTCGGGCAGCGGGGAGCCGAGCCGACCTCCCAGTGCTGGAGCATGGATGCCGCCCCCTCAAGCCCATCAAGGGTCACCACAGGCGTCTCACACAGGACCCCCATAG
- the aaas gene encoding aladin yields the protein MCSLALFNPPLPPGQTTLCETNNELLTGSNTEELQQDSSPLSLYFPRDSLKLHSRTENSSKAAFLDHSETLWMRSAAAWRDGGFTGLLNEIANSHEEVPKWLSVSSGCILALLQKISSFHNSLFPHLTLSSEDMIAEFSQTLHWSDCVVRAFAWHPHTDKFAVALLDDSIKIYNPQSGTTPTLKHRLQRSVTAVQWKPLCASGLAVACQNCLLVWNVDPCSLSTRPSSGCAQVLSHPGHSPVTSIAWSPNGSLLVSASPKDTAMMVWDVAAESCVPLQRVGGGGVSFLSWSTDGSHLLASTPSALFRVWETRRWTCERWPCEKGRCQSGCWSPDGSRLLFTVQGETVIYALTFTETPGVLTGTTKGSPVASVVADLSETTFNTSQGDVTVGGEIQSLTWDPRGERLAVLLKGDPQLDRPAVIPVFKTRTKPIFELLPCGFVQGELGAQPRLLQFHPNFQHGALLTVCWSTGRITHMPFYFQSDIRQFRINGSPSLPRPQEHSADLVNQSLFTELLS from the exons ATGTGTTCTCTGGCTTTGTTTAACCCTCCGCTTCCCCCTGGACAAACGACTCTGTGCGAGACCAACAACGAGCTTCTGACGGGGAGCAACACGGAGGAGCTGCAGCAG GACTCAAGTCCTCTGAGTTTGTACTTCCCCCGAGACTCCCTCAAGCTGCACAGTCGCACTGAGAACAGCAGCAAGGCGGCCTTCTTGGACCACTCTGAGACCTTGTGGATGAGGAGTGCAGCAGCTTG gCGTGATGGTGGTTTTACAGGGCTGTTAAATGAAATCGCTAACTCCCACGAAGAGG TGCCGAAATGGTTGTCTGTGAGTTCTGGGTGCATCCTGGCATTGCTGCAGAAAATCTCCTCTTTTCACAACTCCTTGTTCCCTCATCTCACA TTGAGCAGCGAGGACATGATTGCAGAATTTTCACAAACGCTTCACTG GTCAGACTGTGTGGTGCGAGCCTTTGCTTGGCATCCTCACACAGATAAATTTGCCGTTGCCCTGCTGGATGACTCAATAAAGATCTACAATCCCCAAAG cgGCACGACTCCAACACTGAAGCACCGTCTCCAGAGGAGTGTCACGGCAGTGCAGTGGAAGCCGCTGTGTGCGTCTGGACTCGCTGTGGCGTGCCAGAACTGTTTACTGGTCTGGAATGTGGACCCTTGCTCGCTGTCCACCAG GCCTTCGTCCGGATGCGCACAGGTGTTGTCTCATCCCGGCCACTCGCCAGTCACTTCCATTGCTTGGTCACCCAACGGTTCTCTCCTGGTCTCGGCCTCGCCGAAGGACACAGCGATGATG GTATGGGATGTCGCGGCCGAGAGCTGTGTGCCTCTCCAGCGCGTTGGAGGTGGAGGGGTCAGCTTTCTGTCCTGGTCCACAGATGGGAGCCATCTTCTTGCCTCAACACCATCTGCGCTCTTCAG GGTGTGGGAGACCAGGAGATGGACGTGTGAGCGTTGGCCATGTGAGAAAGGCCGCTGCCAG TCCGGCTGTTGGAGTCCAGATGGGAGTAGACTTCTATTCACCGTACAGGGAGAAACTGTTATCTACGCTCTCACCTTCACTGAAACACCAG GGGTCCTCACAGGCACAACCAAAGGGTCACCAGTGGCATCAGTGGTGGCCGACCTATCAGAGACAACCTTTAACACATCCCAGGGAGATGTCAC TGTCGGTGGAGAGATCCAGTCTCTGACTTGGGATCCGAGAGGAGAAAGACTCGCTGTGCTTCTCAAAG GTGATCCACAACTAGACCGACCTGCAGTCATTCCCGTCTTTAAAACCAGAACAAAGCCCATTTTCGAACTTTTGCCATG CGGTTTTGTTCAAGGGGAGCTTGGTGCCCAACCGAGACTGCTGCAGTTCCACCCGAATTTTCAACACGGAGCTCTGCTCACTGTG TGTTGGTCCACTGGAAGAATTACCCACATGCCTTTCTACTTCCAAAGTGACATCCGTCAATTTAGGATCAATGGCAGTCCGTCGCTACCACGCCCTCAGGAACATTCTGCCGACCTCGTCAATCAGTCGCTCTTTACTGAGCTCTTGTCATGA